TCGCTTCATCCACGCCCTCGCCGCCCCCGAAGGCCTCCGCGCGTTGCGGCGGGCTTTTCCCAAAAACCAAATTTACACCGCCGCCCTCGATAGTCACCTCAACAAAAACGGCTACATCATCCCCGGGCTTGGTGATGCCGGGGACCGCTGTTTTGGATGTTAAACTCCATTTTCACTCGAGGGTTTTTCGGTCGTTGTCGTCTATTTGCTTGCCCCGAGGGGTGGATTGATTAGCTTTCCCGCGCATGGCTGCTGCCCGCAAAACATCACCCAAGAAAACCGCCAAGAAAAAAGCGGTGGCCAAGAAGCGTGCCTCCGCCAAGGAAAATTCGGCCAGGAAAAAATCTGTGCGAAAGCCCAAACCCATCTCGGTGATTTCGCACATCAAACAACCCGATCACACGGGGGGGGCGTATGGCGAAAATTCGGCCATCAATATTTATCTCAAGGAGATTGCCCGGACCCCGCTGGTTAAGCCCGCCGAGGAAGTGGCACTCGCCGCGCGGATCAAGCAAGGCGATGAGGAGGCTGAGCAACATCTGATCAAAGCGAATCTTCGGCTCGTGGTGAAGATCGCCCGCGACTACGACGGCCTCGGCTTGCCTTTGCTGGACCTCATCGAGGAAGGCAACTTGGGGCTGATGAAAGCCGTGAAACGGTTTGACCCCAGCAAGGGCGGCAAGCTTTCCACCTACGGCTCGTGGTGGATCAAGCAATCCATCAAACGCGCACTCTCAAACAAATCCAAAACCATTCGCTTGCCTGTGCATTTGGTGGATAAAATTTCCAAAATGCGCCTCGCATCCATTAAGTTGCAGGAACACCTCGGCCGCGAACCCACCGACGAGGAGATTGCCGAGGAGATGCATCTGCCGCCCGCGAAGGTGATGCAGCTGCGCGCCGCCGCCATTCGCCCCGCCTCGCTCGATGCCCCGCTGGGCGATGCCGACGAGCCCGATACGCTCGCCGATGTAGTAGAAGACGACCATATGCACACGCCTTATCAGGATTTGGAGGACAAAACAGTGTTTGCAATGTTACATAAAATGCTTGATAGCATCGATGGTCGCGAGGCGGATATTTTGCGCTATCGCTTTGGCTTCGGAGAGGGCGACGAAATGCGCACGCTCGAAGATGTGGGCGAACATTTCGGCGTCACCCGCGAACGCGTCCGGCAAATTCAAAATGTTGCACTCGGCCGCCTACGCCGATTGATTACTAAATTCGAACACATCAAAGACCACCACTGATGAGCAAAGTAACCGTCGGCGATCTCGAGGCCGCCATCCGCAATGTGCCCGATTTCCCCAAGCCGGGCATTCAATTCAAAGACATCACCCCCGTCCTCGGCAACGCCGCACTTTTTGCCGGCTCCATCGATCTCCTCGCCTCGCATCACGCTGATTCGCGCATC
The genomic region above belongs to Limisphaerales bacterium and contains:
- a CDS encoding sigma-70 family RNA polymerase sigma factor codes for the protein MAAARKTSPKKTAKKKAVAKKRASAKENSARKKSVRKPKPISVISHIKQPDHTGGAYGENSAINIYLKEIARTPLVKPAEEVALAARIKQGDEEAEQHLIKANLRLVVKIARDYDGLGLPLLDLIEEGNLGLMKAVKRFDPSKGGKLSTYGSWWIKQSIKRALSNKSKTIRLPVHLVDKISKMRLASIKLQEHLGREPTDEEIAEEMHLPPAKVMQLRAAAIRPASLDAPLGDADEPDTLADVVEDDHMHTPYQDLEDKTVFAMLHKMLDSIDGREADILRYRFGFGEGDEMRTLEDVGEHFGVTRERVRQIQNVALGRLRRLITKFEHIKDHH